The proteins below are encoded in one region of Chaetodon trifascialis isolate fChaTrf1 chromosome 11, fChaTrf1.hap1, whole genome shotgun sequence:
- the nyap2b gene encoding unconventional myosin-XVI isoform X1 → MMSSKEEETLRFFQYVEENGLRAYNGLVAQNLDHARNERNRTFLQEKNDKKRKQEEAIRRTGEDIATEGKHLRMGSITMPDPQERMPMPHPHALACGQGFSVRSQSLHSVGGGNSGGGGEEEVGSPTSRKQPPPKPRRDPATKLSMSSEAVDHSPMSTCRGERCDAAQGCSEDCKRVPPPKPKRNPNTQLSVSFDESYIKSHGGSGICPSKPLHHVTSPCERNPSPPQSDESPTDDCEDEPVYIEMGGIDVGAREPLKSEDEEPGESVYEEMKYPALDDMEYRTDPVGCRSACPTPAPYDPEPLSRCSTPRNIPLCDIPAPFPNLLTHRPPLLVFPPAPAQCSPNSDESPLTPLDVAKLPMLENQSYSKSPTSSSEPPSSAHIRRELTATPTLTVSGRSSAPPLPCTLYKSSSSSSYQRSHSACPSPVSMGRCLTPLSLMRTPPFDAPMPFPGGLPRSASATPHGKGSPPQDGMGRLHGSMQNVSTGRSRTPTSPLDELTNLFTTGRNMLKKNSSGRKSKEPGETESKSKSHSESKREGKERHSHSKESKRESKDRHSKESSHRRDRDKDKDKDKDKERGSSNLEPMSHRRNSKDRTCSGVDAPPVRRDSRDQGCSSVEPIPLMRRDSKDRGISNGDLMPRRDSKDRSGGHGMESLLRQDSKDRERLLDQPPELLPRQDSKERARNGVDCRHESRERLLDQPPELLPRQDSKERARNGVDSKHESRDRPPELLPRQESKDRARTGVEYRHESKDHRPDMLPRQDSKERGRNDMEYRHEGRIDQPPEILPRQETSRGSNSKDRVGYSSEAKHEGRDRICHNGDVPPPPLPRQDSKDLSRTGLEARRDSKDRSLNGSEQHHYDVKSTKSPSAMEYRCDNKERGHRSDGTPRRDNRGNYSTDQSKAQEKNGSTQSGQHSSTTTPTHHGRSSGSPPMTVGTGNDLKAASKYGRSPSMPANPSPMGTPQRRAAETQQSQMPQMPWICGDTTMLEQIERKRTLCMEIRSRQHPHLQRSLERPPPPDRNEDRHQERSQCKQESASVLPGWGKSSGAKKIRPPPYPTQTTVFWDTAI, encoded by the exons ATGATGAGCTCCAAAGAAGAGGAAACTCTCCGCTTTTTCCAGTATGTTGAGGAGAATGGGCTGAGAGCCTACAACGGCCTGGTAGCTCAAAACTTGGATCACGCCAGGAATGAGAGAAATAGGACATTCCTGCAGGAGAAAAACgacaagaagagaaaacaggaggaagCCATAAGGAg GACGGGTGAGGACATTGCAACTGAAGGCAAGCACTTACGTATGGGCTCCATTACCATGCCAGACCCCCAGGAACGCATGCCCATGCCCCACCCGCATGCCCTTGCCTGTGGGCAGGGCTTCTCCGTACGCTCCCAGTCCCTTCACTCGGTCGGCGGTGGGAACAGTGGgggcggaggagaggaggaagtagGAAGCCCGACCTCTAGGAAGCAGCCCCCACCCAAGCCCAGGAGGGACCCGGCCACCAAGCTGAGTATGTCGTCTGAGGCGGTGGACCATAGTCCCATGTCCACCTGCCGTGGGGAGAGATGTGATG CAGCTCAAGGATGCAGTGAGGACTGTAAGAGGGTGCCACCACCCAAGCCTAAGAGGAACCccaacacacagctgagtgtTTCCTTCGATGAGTCCTACATCAAGAGCCACGGAGGCAGCGGGATTTGCCCCTCCAAACCTCTCCACCATGTCACCTCCCCCTGCGAACGCAACCCCTCGCCTCCACAGAGTGATGAGAGCCCTACGGACGACTGTGAAGACGAACCTGTCTACATAGAGATGGGCGGGATTGATGTCGGAGCGCGAGAGCCCCTGAAGAGCGAGGATGAGGAGCCAGGAGAGTCTGTGTACGAGGAGATGAAGTACCCAGCTCTGGATGATATGGAGTACCGCACTGACCCTGTGGGTTGTCGTTCCGCGTGCCCCACCCCGGCACCTTATGACCCTGAACCTCTCAGTCGTTGCTCCACACCACGAAACATTCCCctctgtgacattcctgcacCCTTTCCCAATTTACTCACCCATCGGCCTCCGCTGCTGGTGTTCCCACCAGCGCCGGCCCAGTGCTCGCCCAACTCAGACGAGTCTCCCCTCACCCCTCTAGATGTAGCCAAATTGCCCATGCTAGAGAACCAATCCTACAGCAAATCCCCAACATCCTCCTCCGAGCCACCCTCCTCTGCACACATCCGCAGGGAGCTCACTGCCACCCCAACCCTCACCGTATCTGGCCgctcctctgcacctcctctaCCCTGCACCCTCTacaaatcctcctcctcatcctcctacCAGCGCAGTCACTCCGCTTGCCCATCGCCAGTCAGCATGGGCCGCTGTCTCACCCCTCTCAGCCTCATGCGCACACCTCCCTTTGATGCTCCAATGCCATTCCCTGGGGGTCTGCCACGAAGCGCCTCTGCCACCCCTCACGGCAAAGGCTCGCCGCCCCAAGACGGCATGGGTCGACTCCACGGCTCTATGCAGAACGTGTCAACAGGGCGTTCACGGACGCCAACCAGCCCACTGGACGAACTAACCAACCTGTTCACCACTGGCAGGAACATGCTGAAGAAGAATTCCAGTGGCAGGAAGTCTAAAGAGCCTGGAGAGA CTGAGTCCAAAAGTAAGTCTCACAGCGAGTCCAAGCGTGAAGGCAAGGAGCGCCACAGTCACAGCAAGGAGTCCAAGCGAGAGTCCAAGGATCGCCACAGCAAAGAGTCCTCTCaccggagagacagagacaaagacaaagacaaagacaaagacaaagaaaggggGAGCAGCAATCTGGAGCCGATGTCCCACAGACGTAACAGTAAAGACCGTACTTGTAGCGGTGTAGATGCACCACCTGTTCGCAGGGACAGCAGGGACCAGGGCTGCAGCAGTGTAGAGCCCATCCCATTGATGAGGAGAGACTCCAAGGACAGAGGGATTAGCAATGGTGACCTTATGCCGAGGAGAGACAGCAAAGATCGGAGTGGGGGACATGGAATGGAGTCTTTGCTGAGACaggacagcaaagacagagagagattgcTAGATCAGCCACCTGAGCTGTTACCGAGACAAGACAGCAAGGAAAGGGCGAGAAACGGTGTAGACTgtagacatgaaagcagagagagactgcTGGATCAGCCACCTGAACTCTTACCACGACAGGATAGTAAAGAGAGAGCCAGGAACGGTGTGGACTCAAAGcatgaaagcagagacagaccGCCTGAGCTTCTACCCCGCCAGGAGAGCAAAGACAGAGCTAGAACTGGAGTAGAATATAGGCACGAGAGCAAAGACCATCGTCCTGATATGTTACCCCGACAGGAcagcaaagagagaggaaggaatgACATGGAGTATAGACATGAAGGTAGAATAGACCAGCCACCTGAGATCCTGCCCCGACAAGAAACATCCAGAGGCAGCAACAGCAAGGACAGGGTTGGCTACAGCTCTGAAGCCAAGCACGAGGGGAGAGATCGGATCTGCCACAACGGAgatgtccctcctcctcccctgcccAGACAGGACAGCAAAGATCTGAGCAGAACTGGACTCGAAGCGAGACGGGACAGCAAGGACAGAAGCCTGAATGGCTCAGAGCAGCATCATTATGATGTCAAGAGCACAAAGAGCCCTTCTGCGATGGAGTATAGGTGTGATAATAAAGAACGGGGACACCGATCGGACGGCACGCCCAGACGAGATAACAGAGGGAATTACAGCACGGACCAATCAAAAGCACAAGAGAAGAATGGCAGCACACAGTCAGGGCAGCATTCATCCACCACAACACCTACTCATCACGGGAGATCGTCTGGAAGCCCACCAATGACCGTGGGAACAGGAAATG ATCTGAAAGCAGCATCTAAGTATGGCCGCTCGCCTTCTATGCCTGCTAACCCCTCCCCAATGGGAACTCCACaaaggagagcagcagagacacaacaaaGTCAG ATGCCCCAGATGCCATGGATCTGTGGAGACACCACCATGCTGGAACAGATCGAGAGGAAGCGCACCCTCTGCATGGAGATCCGCTCCAGGCAACACCCGCACCTTCAGAGATCTCTGGAgaggcctcctcctccagacaggAACGAGGACAGGCACCAGGAGCGTAGTCAGTGCAAGCAGGAGAGCGCGTCTGTCCTCCCGGGCTGGGGGAAAAGCAGCGGGGCCAAAAAGATCCGTCCTCCCCCTTACCCCACACAGACGACTGTGTTCTGGGATACAGCCATC
- the nyap2b gene encoding unconventional myosin-XVI isoform X2 has translation MMSSKEEETLRFFQYVEENGLRAYNGLVAQNLDHARNERNRTFLQEKNDKKRKQEEAIRRTGEDIATEGKHLRMGSITMPDPQERMPMPHPHALACGQGFSVRSQSLHSVGGGNSGGGGEEEVGSPTSRKQPPPKPRRDPATKLSMSSEAVDHSPMSTCRGERCDAQGCSEDCKRVPPPKPKRNPNTQLSVSFDESYIKSHGGSGICPSKPLHHVTSPCERNPSPPQSDESPTDDCEDEPVYIEMGGIDVGAREPLKSEDEEPGESVYEEMKYPALDDMEYRTDPVGCRSACPTPAPYDPEPLSRCSTPRNIPLCDIPAPFPNLLTHRPPLLVFPPAPAQCSPNSDESPLTPLDVAKLPMLENQSYSKSPTSSSEPPSSAHIRRELTATPTLTVSGRSSAPPLPCTLYKSSSSSSYQRSHSACPSPVSMGRCLTPLSLMRTPPFDAPMPFPGGLPRSASATPHGKGSPPQDGMGRLHGSMQNVSTGRSRTPTSPLDELTNLFTTGRNMLKKNSSGRKSKEPGETESKSKSHSESKREGKERHSHSKESKRESKDRHSKESSHRRDRDKDKDKDKDKERGSSNLEPMSHRRNSKDRTCSGVDAPPVRRDSRDQGCSSVEPIPLMRRDSKDRGISNGDLMPRRDSKDRSGGHGMESLLRQDSKDRERLLDQPPELLPRQDSKERARNGVDCRHESRERLLDQPPELLPRQDSKERARNGVDSKHESRDRPPELLPRQESKDRARTGVEYRHESKDHRPDMLPRQDSKERGRNDMEYRHEGRIDQPPEILPRQETSRGSNSKDRVGYSSEAKHEGRDRICHNGDVPPPPLPRQDSKDLSRTGLEARRDSKDRSLNGSEQHHYDVKSTKSPSAMEYRCDNKERGHRSDGTPRRDNRGNYSTDQSKAQEKNGSTQSGQHSSTTTPTHHGRSSGSPPMTVGTGNDLKAASKYGRSPSMPANPSPMGTPQRRAAETQQSQMPQMPWICGDTTMLEQIERKRTLCMEIRSRQHPHLQRSLERPPPPDRNEDRHQERSQCKQESASVLPGWGKSSGAKKIRPPPYPTQTTVFWDTAI, from the exons ATGATGAGCTCCAAAGAAGAGGAAACTCTCCGCTTTTTCCAGTATGTTGAGGAGAATGGGCTGAGAGCCTACAACGGCCTGGTAGCTCAAAACTTGGATCACGCCAGGAATGAGAGAAATAGGACATTCCTGCAGGAGAAAAACgacaagaagagaaaacaggaggaagCCATAAGGAg GACGGGTGAGGACATTGCAACTGAAGGCAAGCACTTACGTATGGGCTCCATTACCATGCCAGACCCCCAGGAACGCATGCCCATGCCCCACCCGCATGCCCTTGCCTGTGGGCAGGGCTTCTCCGTACGCTCCCAGTCCCTTCACTCGGTCGGCGGTGGGAACAGTGGgggcggaggagaggaggaagtagGAAGCCCGACCTCTAGGAAGCAGCCCCCACCCAAGCCCAGGAGGGACCCGGCCACCAAGCTGAGTATGTCGTCTGAGGCGGTGGACCATAGTCCCATGTCCACCTGCCGTGGGGAGAGATGTGATG CTCAAGGATGCAGTGAGGACTGTAAGAGGGTGCCACCACCCAAGCCTAAGAGGAACCccaacacacagctgagtgtTTCCTTCGATGAGTCCTACATCAAGAGCCACGGAGGCAGCGGGATTTGCCCCTCCAAACCTCTCCACCATGTCACCTCCCCCTGCGAACGCAACCCCTCGCCTCCACAGAGTGATGAGAGCCCTACGGACGACTGTGAAGACGAACCTGTCTACATAGAGATGGGCGGGATTGATGTCGGAGCGCGAGAGCCCCTGAAGAGCGAGGATGAGGAGCCAGGAGAGTCTGTGTACGAGGAGATGAAGTACCCAGCTCTGGATGATATGGAGTACCGCACTGACCCTGTGGGTTGTCGTTCCGCGTGCCCCACCCCGGCACCTTATGACCCTGAACCTCTCAGTCGTTGCTCCACACCACGAAACATTCCCctctgtgacattcctgcacCCTTTCCCAATTTACTCACCCATCGGCCTCCGCTGCTGGTGTTCCCACCAGCGCCGGCCCAGTGCTCGCCCAACTCAGACGAGTCTCCCCTCACCCCTCTAGATGTAGCCAAATTGCCCATGCTAGAGAACCAATCCTACAGCAAATCCCCAACATCCTCCTCCGAGCCACCCTCCTCTGCACACATCCGCAGGGAGCTCACTGCCACCCCAACCCTCACCGTATCTGGCCgctcctctgcacctcctctaCCCTGCACCCTCTacaaatcctcctcctcatcctcctacCAGCGCAGTCACTCCGCTTGCCCATCGCCAGTCAGCATGGGCCGCTGTCTCACCCCTCTCAGCCTCATGCGCACACCTCCCTTTGATGCTCCAATGCCATTCCCTGGGGGTCTGCCACGAAGCGCCTCTGCCACCCCTCACGGCAAAGGCTCGCCGCCCCAAGACGGCATGGGTCGACTCCACGGCTCTATGCAGAACGTGTCAACAGGGCGTTCACGGACGCCAACCAGCCCACTGGACGAACTAACCAACCTGTTCACCACTGGCAGGAACATGCTGAAGAAGAATTCCAGTGGCAGGAAGTCTAAAGAGCCTGGAGAGA CTGAGTCCAAAAGTAAGTCTCACAGCGAGTCCAAGCGTGAAGGCAAGGAGCGCCACAGTCACAGCAAGGAGTCCAAGCGAGAGTCCAAGGATCGCCACAGCAAAGAGTCCTCTCaccggagagacagagacaaagacaaagacaaagacaaagacaaagaaaggggGAGCAGCAATCTGGAGCCGATGTCCCACAGACGTAACAGTAAAGACCGTACTTGTAGCGGTGTAGATGCACCACCTGTTCGCAGGGACAGCAGGGACCAGGGCTGCAGCAGTGTAGAGCCCATCCCATTGATGAGGAGAGACTCCAAGGACAGAGGGATTAGCAATGGTGACCTTATGCCGAGGAGAGACAGCAAAGATCGGAGTGGGGGACATGGAATGGAGTCTTTGCTGAGACaggacagcaaagacagagagagattgcTAGATCAGCCACCTGAGCTGTTACCGAGACAAGACAGCAAGGAAAGGGCGAGAAACGGTGTAGACTgtagacatgaaagcagagagagactgcTGGATCAGCCACCTGAACTCTTACCACGACAGGATAGTAAAGAGAGAGCCAGGAACGGTGTGGACTCAAAGcatgaaagcagagacagaccGCCTGAGCTTCTACCCCGCCAGGAGAGCAAAGACAGAGCTAGAACTGGAGTAGAATATAGGCACGAGAGCAAAGACCATCGTCCTGATATGTTACCCCGACAGGAcagcaaagagagaggaaggaatgACATGGAGTATAGACATGAAGGTAGAATAGACCAGCCACCTGAGATCCTGCCCCGACAAGAAACATCCAGAGGCAGCAACAGCAAGGACAGGGTTGGCTACAGCTCTGAAGCCAAGCACGAGGGGAGAGATCGGATCTGCCACAACGGAgatgtccctcctcctcccctgcccAGACAGGACAGCAAAGATCTGAGCAGAACTGGACTCGAAGCGAGACGGGACAGCAAGGACAGAAGCCTGAATGGCTCAGAGCAGCATCATTATGATGTCAAGAGCACAAAGAGCCCTTCTGCGATGGAGTATAGGTGTGATAATAAAGAACGGGGACACCGATCGGACGGCACGCCCAGACGAGATAACAGAGGGAATTACAGCACGGACCAATCAAAAGCACAAGAGAAGAATGGCAGCACACAGTCAGGGCAGCATTCATCCACCACAACACCTACTCATCACGGGAGATCGTCTGGAAGCCCACCAATGACCGTGGGAACAGGAAATG ATCTGAAAGCAGCATCTAAGTATGGCCGCTCGCCTTCTATGCCTGCTAACCCCTCCCCAATGGGAACTCCACaaaggagagcagcagagacacaacaaaGTCAG ATGCCCCAGATGCCATGGATCTGTGGAGACACCACCATGCTGGAACAGATCGAGAGGAAGCGCACCCTCTGCATGGAGATCCGCTCCAGGCAACACCCGCACCTTCAGAGATCTCTGGAgaggcctcctcctccagacaggAACGAGGACAGGCACCAGGAGCGTAGTCAGTGCAAGCAGGAGAGCGCGTCTGTCCTCCCGGGCTGGGGGAAAAGCAGCGGGGCCAAAAAGATCCGTCCTCCCCCTTACCCCACACAGACGACTGTGTTCTGGGATACAGCCATC